From Lepus europaeus isolate LE1 chromosome 3, mLepTim1.pri, whole genome shotgun sequence, a single genomic window includes:
- the OLIG3 gene encoding oligodendrocyte transcription factor 3, producing MNSDSSSVSSRASSPDMDEMYLRDHHHRHHHHQESRLNSVSSTQGDLVQKMPGESLSRAGAKAAGESSKYKIKKQLSEQDLQQLRLKINGRERKRMHDLNLAMDGLREVMPYAHGPSVRKLSKIATLLLARNYILMLTSSLEEMKRLVGEIYGGHHSAFHCGTVGHSAGHPAHAANAVHPVHPILGGALSSGNASSPLSAASLPAISTIRPPHSLLKAPSTPPALQLGSGFQHWAGLPCPCTICQMPPPPHLSALSTANMARLSAESKDLLK from the coding sequence ATGAATTCTGATTCGAGCTCTGTCTCCAGCAGAGCTTCGTCTCCGGACATGGATGAGATGTACCTGCGGgaccaccaccaccgccaccaccaccaccaggagaGCCGTCTCAACTCGGTCTCGTCCACGCAGGGCGATCTGGTGCAGAAAATGCCAGGGGAGAGCCTGTCGCGGGCCGGCGCCAAGGCCGCGGGAGAGAGCAGCAAGTACAAAATCAAGAAGCAGCTGTCGGAGCAGGACCTACAGCAGTTGCGGCTGAAGATCAACGGTCGCGAGCGCAAGCGGATGCACGACCTGAACCTAGCCATGGACGGGCTGCGCGAGGTCATGCCCTATGCGCACGGGCCCTCGGTGCGCAAGCTCTCCAAGATTGCCACGCTCCTGCTGGCCAGAAACTACATCCTCATGCTCACCAGCTCCCTGGAGGAGATGAAGAGGCTGGTGGGCGAGATCTACGGCGGCCACCACTCGGCCTTCCACTGCGGGACCGTGGGCCACTCGGCTGGCCACCCGGCGCACGCAGCCAACGCCGTGCACCCGGTGCACCCCATCCTGGGCGGCGCGCTCTCTTCCGGCAACGCCTCGTCCCCGCTGTCCGCCGCCTCGCTGCCCGCCATCAGCACCATTCGGcctccccactccctgctcaAGGCGCCCTCCACGCCGCCCGCGCTGCAGCTGGGCAGCGGCTTCCAGCACTGGGCcgggctgccctgcccctgcaccaTCTGCCagatgccgccgccgccgcacctGTCCGCCTTGTCCACCGCCAACATGGCCCGGCTGTCCGCCGAGTCCAAGGACTTGCTCAAGTGA